In Embleya scabrispora, the DNA window GCCTCCGCCGACCCGGATCACGCTGACCTTCCCGGCGATCCGAGCCGCCCACGAGGTGTGGCTGCTCGCGGCGGGCGAGGACAAGGCCGACGCGGTGGCGGCGGCCCGGGCCTCCACCGACCCCACCAAGACCCCGGCGGCCGGCGCCTACGGCACGGGCGCCACCCTGTGGCTCCTGGACCGGGCCGCGGCGGCGGGGCTACAGGAGCATTAGCCGTACCCGAAGGGCGGGGCGGAGGCTGGATTCGGCCTCCGCCCCGCCCTTCGGTTGTTTCCGTCGCCGGAGGGTCATACGTGCCGTATGATCGATGGTATGACGGCAAAGGAGCGGGTGACGGTCACACTTCCCGCCGACTTGCTGGCGGCGGCGAAGATCGCGTCCGCCGGAAATCTGTCCGCCTATGTCGAGCGTGCGCTGCGCTCCGAAGCCCTCCGCGAGGCGGGGGACGCGATAGCTTCCTGGCGAGGCCGGGATGTCGACGACATCGAGGAGTTCGCCGACATGTTCGGCGAGGAGATCGCGTGAACCTCGCACGCGGGCAGGTCTGGGAAGTTCCCCTGGCCACCAAGGTCCGAGCCGTCGTGATCATCGAATCCGACGCGGCCATTCGCGCCCTGCCGGGAACCCTCGTGTGCATGATGATCGATCAGACCGGGGGCGCCCCGGACACGGTGGTCACCGTGCCGATCACCGAACCGATCGAGGGCGCGGCTGTCGCCGTCGATCTCGTCTCA includes these proteins:
- a CDS encoding type II toxin-antitoxin system CcdA family antitoxin translates to MTAKERVTVTLPADLLAAAKIASAGNLSAYVERALRSEALREAGDAIASWRGRDVDDIEEFADMFGEEIA
- a CDS encoding type II toxin-antitoxin system PemK/MazF family toxin, whose amino-acid sequence is MNLARGQVWEVPLATKVRAVVIIESDAAIRALPGTLVCMMIDQTGGAPDTVVTVPITEPIEGAAVAVDLVSLTDKRIRSGAFLGTVDAAVMTRLSAALRVVLELTD